The DNA sequence AAATGCCATTTTGTACGGTTTATAACCCAGGTTAGGGTTGGTAATAATATAGTTGTATACTACTTCGCTTAATCACCACTGTATCATTAGACATACTAGATATGAATTATGACTTAATACAAGCTGTTATCAAATTGGTGTCAGAATTCGAACATGCTCGAACGGAAGATACCAACTATGGTGCTGATTTGCCTGGTTTTAAAAACTGGGTGGCAGATCTGTATCGGTTGGAATCCGATCAAGCTCCGGATTGGGCGGGTATCGCAAAGGGGAGGTCTCCAGAAAGCGTAATCAGTACGCTATTAGTGCATTTGAACAGGTATGCGAAAAACTATTCGCGATCTGCCATGTTTGATTCTGAATTTTCGACGCAAGAAGACTATATTTATCTTATCAACCTTAAAGCTTTTGGAGAGATGAGCAAAATGGCCTTGATTAAGAAAAACATTCATGATAAACCGGTAGGTATGCAAATTATCAACCGTCTGATCAAAAATGGTTGGGTAGTGCAGGTGGGTTCTCGTCTAGATCGGCGCAGCAAGCTCATCTCTATTACCGATGGCGGTTTGCAAGTTTTAAAGGAACAAATGCAAAAGATCAGGCAGGCTACGCAAGTGGTTTCAGCAAATCTTACGACAATAGAAAAATTGGAATTGATTCGTTTGTTACAAAAATTAGAATCGTTTCATCATCCTTTATATCAGCTTAATGTGCCAGCAGAGATGCTGTTGGACAAAGCATATACACAATTAACTGCTACCACTACAACATGAAAAAAAGGATTGCCATTATAGGATCCGGAATCTCGGGATTGTCTGCCGCTGCATACGCTGCCGCTGCCGGTAACACGGTGCACGTATTTGAGAAAAATTCAGGTCCTGGTGGTCGCGCACGTCAATTCATCACCGACAATGGCTATACCTTTGATATGGGGCCAAGCTGGTACTGGATGCCAGATATTATTGATAATTTCTTTCAGGACTTTGATAAGCATGCGACAGATTATTTCGACTTGCTTCCATTGGACCCACAGTTTGAAATGGTTTTTTCGGAAGAAAATGTATCCATACCCAGAGATTATACAGAAATGAAAGTCTTATTTGAGCGCATAGAGAAGGGAGCAGGAGCAAGACTAGATGAATTCATGAAGGCGGCCAAGTATAAGTATGAGGTGGGTATGCGGGATTTTGTAAACAAACCTTGTTACAGCTGGTCTGAATTTATGTCACCAAAAATAGCCGGCAGCGCGCTACGATTGGATTTGCTGTCGGGCTTCAGGAAGTACGTGAAGAAATACTTTAAAAATCCAAAGCTAATCTCCCTCATGGAATTTCCGGTCATTTTCTTAGGCGCCTCTCCGAGAAAGATCCCTGCCATGTATAGCTTGATGAATTATGGCGGTTATGCACTGGGTACCTGGTATCCGAAAGGTGGTTTTTATGAGTTAGTGAAAGCGATGAAAGCTGTAGCGGAAGAGCAAGGTGCCGAGTTTCACTTTAACCATCCTGTAGAAGCAATACAGTGTGCCAATTCCTCCGTGCAATCTTTGCGGATAAACGGCGAGCTTCATGAGTTCGATGTTGTAATTGCATCGTCTGATTATCATCACACAGAATCTTTATTGGAGCCATCGCTACGAAATTATGATGAATCTTACTGGGCAGGGCGCACTTTCGCACCTTCCTGTCTGATCTATTATTTAGGATTCCGAGAGCGTATTCCTAATCTAAAGCATCACACCTTATTTTTTGAAAACGATTTAGACGCCCACATTGATTCCATTTATGTCGATAAGGATTGGCCTGAAAAATCGCTATTTTATGCTTGCTCTCCATCACAAACAGATGATGGCGTAGCGCCCGAAGGACATGAAAATGTATTTCTATTAATGCCTTTGGCAATGGGTGTAGCAGACGACGAATCTACTAGAGAACGTTACCTTTTGGATATGATCACACGCCTGGAGAAACACACTGGGACGACTGGGTTGACAGATAAAATGGATTATAAGAAAAGCTATTGTGTTTCTGATTTTATACAGGATTATAATGCCTACGGTGGCAACGCATATGGCTTAGCCAACACGCTATCTCAAACTGCGGTATGGAAGCCTGCCATAAAGAACAAAAAATTGAAAAACTTATTTTATACAGGACAATTGACTGTACCGGGCCCGGGTGTACCGCCGTCCATCATTTCTGGTAAAATCGTCGCTACCGAAGTCAATAAACTTAACACACACTCCTATGAAAAAGCTGTTTGATGAATTAAGCTTTCAAGTAAGCAAAGCCACCACAGAAAAATATAGTACCAGCTTTTCGCTTGGCATCCTTTCATTAGATTCCTGCATTCGTCCGGCGGTGTATGCCATTTATGGATACGTGAGGTTGGCAGACGAGATAGTGGATAGCTTCCATAGCTATGATAAGCACAAATTGTTGCAACGATTTAAAGAGCAAACGCATCAGGCATTAGAGGAGAAAATTTCTTTAAATCCCATTTTGCAGTCTTTTCAAGAGACGGTGAATCGATACGATATCGATCACGGTTTGATCGAACAATTTCTGCACAGCATGGAAATGGATTTGAATCCAACAGAATACAATACGGAAAAATACAAAGAGTATATTTTGGGTTCGGCAGAGGTGGTTGGCTTGATGTGTTTGCAGGTTTTTGTAGAGGGAGATAAAACGGCTTATGAACTATTGAAGCCCTATGCCATGAAACTAGGCTCTGCTTTTCAAAAAGTCAACTTTTTGCGGGATTTAAAAGACGATTACCAGATTTTAGGTCGCACTTACTTTCCAGATGTGGATATGGCTGTTTTTGACAATTCGATCAAATCAGCGATAGAGGCAGACATACATGCCGAGTTTCGGGAGGCATTGATTGGTATCAAAAAACTGCCTGCCTCAGCCCGATTCGGCGTCTACCTGGCCTATAAATATTATCTATCTCTTTTCAAGAAAATCCGCCGATTGCCTGCACAACGTATTTTGTGCGAACGTATTCGTATTCCGAACGGGCGAAAAGTTTCTTTGATGATGCAAAGCTATGTGGCCTACAAGATGGCCATTATGTAAGCTACTACATAAAACAATTGACGAGATGATCTATAGCATTTACCGAGAGCAACATTTGAAAGGAGACCTGGAGACGATCTGGAAGTTTTTCTCTTCGCCCTATAATTTAGAAAAGATAACACCGAAGGATATGGGATTTGTGGTGAGAAGCAAACTCCCGGATGATGCGATATATGAAGATATGATTATCGAATATACGGTGAGCCCGATTTTAAGCATTCCGTTAAAGTGGCGTACACGGATCACAGAAGTAGTGCCATTACAACGTTTCATTGATTTTCAGGAACGGGGACCTTATAAATTGTGGGAACATACGCATACATTTACTCCGGTTGACGACGGTGTACTGATTACTGATCATGTGCGCTATCAATTGCCACTAGGCCCACTGGGTATATTGGCGCATAAATTGTTCGTACGTAAGAAGCTTAATAATATATTTGATTATCGCTATCAAGTATTGGATAAAAATTTTAATCAAAATACCCCACAACTATGAACTTTTTAATCCTTTTGGTAACCTTCTTTCTGATGGAAGGTATTACCTGGACGGTACATAAATACGTGATGCACGGTTTCCTATGGAGATTGCACCGCGATCACCACGATCATAGCACCGAAGGACATCTCGAGAAAAATGATTATTTCTTTGTTATCTTCGCTATTCCCGCTATTGCATTGATTTATTGGGGCAGTACTCAAGGTTTCAATCACTTGTTTTACATTGGCTTAGGCATCACACTGTATGGCTTTGCGTATTTCTTTGTGCACGATATTTTTATACATCAGCGTGTATCTTTCCTTCGAAATACAACTAATCCGTATTTGATGGCTATCCGCCGCGCGCACAAACAGCATCACAAACATACCGGAAAAGAAGAAGGTGAATGCTTTGGATTTTTGTGGGTTCCGGTCAAGTACTTTCAGATGTATTTTAAAAAAAATCAACAACATGAACGTTAGATTACCTATTTATATCGGGCTCATCTTAAGTCTATTTTGCGCTGGATGTAGCTCTATACCTAAAACAGCAAAACCCGTAGCACCTTTTGAAGTAGACCGGTATCTAGGCACTTGGTACGAAGTGGCTAGACTGGATCATAAGTTTGAGCGGGGGTTATCGCACGTAACGGCAACTTATTCTGCCAACGAAGACGGGAGCATCCGGGTACTTAATAAAGGGTACAATAAGGAAGAACAAGAATGGAAATCAGCGGAAGGTAAAGCTAAATTCCGTGGCGAACCAACTGTCGCTGCATTGAAGGTTTCCTTCTTTGGTCCATTTTATTCCGGTTATAATGTTTTGGCGATTGACAAAGACTATCAGTATGCACTAGTTGCTGGTAAGGATTTGGATTTCCTGTGGATTTTGTCTCGGGAAAGATCGATCCCTGAAGAGGTGAAGCTGGATTTTTTACGTATCGCTCTGGAAGTAGGTTACACTATTGATGATCTGCTATGGGTAGATCAAGATCCAAACACGGAAGGTGCGCATGAAGGATAAGGTGAATGTTTTTTGGTTTAGGCGAGATTTGCGTCTGGAAGACAACGTAGGCTTATCCAAAGCCATGTCGGATGACATCCCGGTTGTGCCTGTATTTATTTTTGATACCGGTATTTTGGATAAGCTACCGAATCCCCTGGATATTCGGGTAGATTATATCCATCAAGCATTACAAGCGATGCAGCATGATCTGGAAGTGTTAGGCAGCACATTACAGGTATTCCATGATACGCCTAAAGCAGCTTTCGAGCAATTGTTAAAGCAGTTTGATATACAGGGCGTGTTCTGCAATACCGACTATGAGCCACAAGCTATACAGCGAGACGAGGCCATCGCTAAGTTGTTGAATAAATCGAGTATTGATTTCCATCTGTTTAAGGATCAAGTAATTTTTGAAAAAGAGGACGTTCAAAAAAATGATGGTACGCCTTATACCGTCTATACACCTTATAGCAAAAAATGGCGTGCGCAATTGGAGCGTAAGCATTATACCGCGGCACCAAACCGTACGGATGGTTTTTACCAAACTGCCAAAAAATCTATTCCTTCCCTTAAAACATTAGGTTTTGAGAAAACGGAATTGGTATATGAAAAACCGAACCTAACGCCCGGAATGATTGACGATTACGACAAACATCGAGATTTCCCGGCAGAAGATCGGACGACTCGTATGGGAGTGGCCCTGCGATTTGGTACGATATCCATACGTGAATGTGTTAAAACGGCCTTGAAAAACAACGATACCTGGTTATCGGAATTAATCTGGCGAGAGTTTTTTATGCAGATATTATATCATTTTCCGCATGTGGTGGATACTAGTTTCAAAAAAGCTTATGATGCTATTCCATGGCGGAATAACGAAAAGGAGTTTGCCAGATGGTGCAAGGGTGAAACGGGATATCCTATCGTCGATGCGGGAATGCGCCAATTAAATGAGACTGGATTTATGCACAACAGGGTACGCATGGTGGTGGCGAGCTTTTTGTGTAAGCATCTCCTGATCGATTGGCGATGGGGCGAAGCCTATTTTGCGGAGAAATTATTGGATTACGAATTATCTTCTAATAACGGTAATTGGCAATGGGCGGCAGGCTGCGGCTGCGACGCGGCGCCTTACTTTCGCGTGTTTAATCCGGATGCGCAGACGAAGCGCTTCGACAAAGATCTGGCCTATATAAAACGTTGGAATCCAAGTTATTCATACCGGGTGGAGCAAGCTATTGTGGATCACAAAGAAGCACGTGAGCGGGTATTGAAAGTGTATAAAAAAGCATTAAATGAGGCCAGAAGTTAGCCAACTTCTATATGTATCGGCCCGAGAAGTTAGCATGGAAAGAAATCAAGTCGTTTTAGTAGATCAGTATGACCAGGAAGTAGGAGAGATGGATAAGTTGTTGGCTCACCAACGCGGCGAATTACATCGTGCTTTTTCCATTTTTATCTTTAACAAGGCTGGGCAGATGCTTATTCATCAACGTGCTGCCAAAAAATATCATGGTGGTGGTTTGTGGACAAATGCCTGCTGTTCTCATCCACAAAAGGGGGAAGATCTGAAATCTGCCGCTAAGGAACGTCTCGGTTTTGAGATGGGATTGGTCTGTGATGTAGAACGTATTTTCTCCTTTGTTTATCATTCACCAGTAGAAAATGGCTTAATAGAACACGAGTACGATCATGTATTTGTGGGCTATACCGATGTGGAGCCGCAACCCAATCCAGCCGAAGTACAGGACTACCAGTGGATATCTTTAGAAGAACTACAACAGAAGATAGAGCAGTCTCCTGAACAGTTTACCTATTGGTTTAAATCCGCGCTAACCCGAGTAATCGCTGCGTTGGAAAGATAGTTTGCTTATTTTTCCCTGATTTATTTTCGCTGATTTTCATCGTCGAGCAAACCGAGCACCTAGAATACTGTTACTACCTTATAGTATTCTATTTCCAAAAATTGATCATGAGACTAAACACAATAATTTTGTTGACCGCAGGTTTGTTCCTGACTAGTGCTTGCGCTAATAAGCGTTTAAAGAATGAAACCACTAAAGAACAACCCGGCATGGATGCGACTCGTAATCTGGTTATTTATTATGATCAGGATACCGGCAACACACAATTGCTGGAAGCAGTACAAAAATACGGTGCAGAGGTCGTATATCTTTACGACGCATTAAGTGGTATAGCTATTAGTATACCCGACGATAAAGATATCGAGGAGGCTATTAGCTATTTCGAAAAAGTGCCAGGCGTAGCTTCTGTAGATCGCGATGGGATGATGTCTATCCAAAACCAAATGGAGAAGTAAGCTGCTCCTAAGTGTAAGCCCGATAATAAATTTTTACAAGCGTTCCAATAGAGCTACCTTTGTCAAAATTTATTTTTCGGGTGATTAACAATCGTGATTTTATACTAGTTGTAGCTTATACTGGTGCTTTCTGCGAGCACCTTATATGGCTATCATTAATAATAACATCCCTTTTATACGTCTTGTACGTCCGGAATTCCAATACTCCACCAATGTATGAGTAAATTATTATTTAGAGATAGCAAACTGATAGATCTGGAAAGTATCGTTGCTATCTATAATTCGACGGTATCCTCTCGTTTAGTAACGGCAGACACACATCCAGTAAGTATAGAAAGTAAAGAAGCTTGGTTTTACGCACACAGTTCCGATAAACGTCCACTTTGGGTGGTCGAAAATGAGTCGGACGGAGCGTTGGTAGGCTGGGTTAGCTTTCAATCGTTCTACGGAAGACCTGCTTACGACGGTACAGTAGAAATTAGCATATATCTACATGAAAACCAGCGGGGTAAAGGGCACGGTAAGGCGATTCTGCAATATTGTCTCCATCGCGCCCCAGACTATGGCATCGATACGTTATTAGCTTATATATTCGCGCACAATACGCCAAGCATTGCGCTGTTCGAGAAATTCCATTTTTCTGAATGGGCACATCTTCCCGATATCGCTGTATTAGACGGACAAAGGCGCAGCCTAAAGATCTTGGGTATCCACTTGTAATCTATGATTCAATAGACGTCCTTGCGAATCCGAAGTAGGAGGATGTGGCAATCTTGTGTTCAAAAGTTAAGATTGCCACGTCATACTTCCTCGCAATGACGATTTTGCGTTAATAATGTCTTTACAAGACAACGTCGCGTTAAAAAATATGCTTAGCTCTCTGCTAACTAAACGTGTTTATTTGCAAAATCAAGATAGGCAGCTAACACGTCTTTTAAAAACTTACCGCTTTCCTCATTTTTCAAAGCGCCATCTTCGTCGAATATATTCTGCACATTAGCAATATAAACTTCCGGCTGTGCGAGTGTTGGCATATTCAAATAAGCTAGTGATTGTCTAAGGTGGTGGTTTGCACCGAATCCACTTTGATTGCTAATAGAGGAGGAAATCACCAATGCCGGCTTTCCATCCCAGGCGCTATGTCCGTAAGGACGTGATGCCACATCGATTGCGTTTTTCAATACACCAGGTACCGAACGATTGTATTCGGGCGTGATAAAGATGATCCCATCGAATGCCTTGATTTTCTCGCGAAATGGTCCATATTCTGCAGGCTCTCCACTTTCATCGTAATCCTGATTGTATAACGATAAGTTTCCAATTTCAACTGCTTCTAGCGTGACACCCTCTGGTGCTTGATCTTTCAGGTATTGACCAATTGCTTTGTTGAATGATCCTTTACGAAGTGATCCAACTACTATTCCTATATTTTTAACTCCCATTGCATTTTTCAATTTGGTGATTACTGTACAAACACCTATACCGCTGGTTTAGTTTTCCTTGGGCATAGTTATTGTCTTTCTATGGTGGATAAGTGAACAAGAAAGGATGATAATGATGAAACCAAGGTATTTTGTGAAGGCTTTAGCACTATATAAAGTGTTTAGAACCTATCAGTTGAGCAGAAAGGATTTGGATAAAGCAGACAGTTTGTCAGCAAACCTTAAAGCTCAGGGGCAGGATTTTAAGTTATTGGTGGGTATGGCGAAAGATACGCTGACAGGGAAGTATAAGATGAATAAGTGGAATATGTCTATCATCGTGGGTACTGTCGTATATGTAATCTCGCCGTTAGACGCTGTTCCCGATATCATTCCAGTATTAGGCTGGTTGGATGACGTGGCTATTGTAAGCTATGCATTGACCAAACTGCAAAAGGAAATTGAGCGCTATAAGGCAGAACAACAGTTACAACCAGAAAAAATTTAAATCCTCTCCAAATAATAAGGCCTCTCTAGATTTGCAGTAGCCTATATAGAGAGGCCTTATTATATCATTTACATCATGCGACTTTTACGCAGATGGATGTGATTCAATCCATTTACGCGCATTCACGAACGCTTCTAACCAAGGAGATACTTCATCTTGGCGGCCATCCGGATAGTTGGCCCAGTTCCATTGGAATATCGAGCGTTCAATGTGAGGCATGGTTACCAAATGGCGGCCAGTATCATCGCATAGCATGGCGGTATTGTAGTCCGACCCATTTGGATTGTGCGGATAGGCCTCATAACCATATTTACCGACAATCTGATAGTGAGCTTCAGCCTCCGGCAAATGGAATTTACCCTCGCCGTGCGAAATCCATACCCCTAATGTGCTACCGGCCAGCGTAGAAAGCATCACCGAATTATTGTCTTCAATACGAACAGAAACAAAGTTAGACTCGTGCTTACCGGAGGTGTTGTGCTGCATTTTGCCATGCTCTGCATGTGAAGGGTTTATTAACTCCAGCTCCATAAATAGCTGACAACCATTACATATACCTACAGACAAGGTGTCTGGTCTAGCAAAGAAACTATCCAATGCTTTCTTCGCTTTTTCGTTATATAGAAATGCGCCCGCCCAGCCCTTTGCAGAGCCCAGTACATCCGAATTCGAAAACCCACCAACAGCTCCGATAAACTGAATATCTTCTAATGTCTCCCGACCGCTGATTAAATCCGTCATATGTACATCTTTCACATCGAACCCTGCTAAGAACATAGCATGTGCCATCTCTCTCTCAGAATTGGATCCCTTTTCGCGGATGATAGCTGCTTTTGGTCTTGGAGCTGATGCATCAATTGTCGGTAGTTTCCCATCAAATTGCGCCGGCAATACAAAGTGAAGTGGTTGCTGCTTGTAGTTTTCATACCGTAATGCTGCCGTGCCGTTCTTAGATTGCTTCTGATCCAATAGGAAAGAGGTTTTGAACCAGGTATCGCGCAAGGTAGAGACACTGAAATCAAATTTTTCTGTATGATTCTCAAAACTAAT is a window from the Sphingobacterium sp. lm-10 genome containing:
- a CDS encoding MarR family transcriptional regulator; translated protein: MNYDLIQAVIKLVSEFEHARTEDTNYGADLPGFKNWVADLYRLESDQAPDWAGIAKGRSPESVISTLLVHLNRYAKNYSRSAMFDSEFSTQEDYIYLINLKAFGEMSKMALIKKNIHDKPVGMQIINRLIKNGWVVQVGSRLDRRSKLISITDGGLQVLKEQMQKIRQATQVVSANLTTIEKLELIRLLQKLESFHHPLYQLNVPAEMLLDKAYTQLTATTTT
- the crtI gene encoding phytoene desaturase family protein: MKKRIAIIGSGISGLSAAAYAAAAGNTVHVFEKNSGPGGRARQFITDNGYTFDMGPSWYWMPDIIDNFFQDFDKHATDYFDLLPLDPQFEMVFSEENVSIPRDYTEMKVLFERIEKGAGARLDEFMKAAKYKYEVGMRDFVNKPCYSWSEFMSPKIAGSALRLDLLSGFRKYVKKYFKNPKLISLMEFPVIFLGASPRKIPAMYSLMNYGGYALGTWYPKGGFYELVKAMKAVAEEQGAEFHFNHPVEAIQCANSSVQSLRINGELHEFDVVIASSDYHHTESLLEPSLRNYDESYWAGRTFAPSCLIYYLGFRERIPNLKHHTLFFENDLDAHIDSIYVDKDWPEKSLFYACSPSQTDDGVAPEGHENVFLLMPLAMGVADDESTRERYLLDMITRLEKHTGTTGLTDKMDYKKSYCVSDFIQDYNAYGGNAYGLANTLSQTAVWKPAIKNKKLKNLFYTGQLTVPGPGVPPSIISGKIVATEVNKLNTHSYEKAV
- a CDS encoding phytoene/squalene synthase family protein, coding for MKKLFDELSFQVSKATTEKYSTSFSLGILSLDSCIRPAVYAIYGYVRLADEIVDSFHSYDKHKLLQRFKEQTHQALEEKISLNPILQSFQETVNRYDIDHGLIEQFLHSMEMDLNPTEYNTEKYKEYILGSAEVVGLMCLQVFVEGDKTAYELLKPYAMKLGSAFQKVNFLRDLKDDYQILGRTYFPDVDMAVFDNSIKSAIEADIHAEFREALIGIKKLPASARFGVYLAYKYYLSLFKKIRRLPAQRILCERIRIPNGRKVSLMMQSYVAYKMAIM
- a CDS encoding SRPBCC family protein: MIYSIYREQHLKGDLETIWKFFSSPYNLEKITPKDMGFVVRSKLPDDAIYEDMIIEYTVSPILSIPLKWRTRITEVVPLQRFIDFQERGPYKLWEHTHTFTPVDDGVLITDHVRYQLPLGPLGILAHKLFVRKKLNNIFDYRYQVLDKNFNQNTPQL
- a CDS encoding sterol desaturase family protein translates to MNFLILLVTFFLMEGITWTVHKYVMHGFLWRLHRDHHDHSTEGHLEKNDYFFVIFAIPAIALIYWGSTQGFNHLFYIGLGITLYGFAYFFVHDIFIHQRVSFLRNTTNPYLMAIRRAHKQHHKHTGKEEGECFGFLWVPVKYFQMYFKKNQQHER
- a CDS encoding lipocalin family protein, producing the protein MNVRLPIYIGLILSLFCAGCSSIPKTAKPVAPFEVDRYLGTWYEVARLDHKFERGLSHVTATYSANEDGSIRVLNKGYNKEEQEWKSAEGKAKFRGEPTVAALKVSFFGPFYSGYNVLAIDKDYQYALVAGKDLDFLWILSRERSIPEEVKLDFLRIALEVGYTIDDLLWVDQDPNTEGAHEG
- a CDS encoding deoxyribodipyrimidine photo-lyase — protein: MKDKVNVFWFRRDLRLEDNVGLSKAMSDDIPVVPVFIFDTGILDKLPNPLDIRVDYIHQALQAMQHDLEVLGSTLQVFHDTPKAAFEQLLKQFDIQGVFCNTDYEPQAIQRDEAIAKLLNKSSIDFHLFKDQVIFEKEDVQKNDGTPYTVYTPYSKKWRAQLERKHYTAAPNRTDGFYQTAKKSIPSLKTLGFEKTELVYEKPNLTPGMIDDYDKHRDFPAEDRTTRMGVALRFGTISIRECVKTALKNNDTWLSELIWREFFMQILYHFPHVVDTSFKKAYDAIPWRNNEKEFARWCKGETGYPIVDAGMRQLNETGFMHNRVRMVVASFLCKHLLIDWRWGEAYFAEKLLDYELSSNNGNWQWAAGCGCDAAPYFRVFNPDAQTKRFDKDLAYIKRWNPSYSYRVEQAIVDHKEARERVLKVYKKALNEARS
- the idi gene encoding isopentenyl-diphosphate Delta-isomerase, which gives rise to MRPEVSQLLYVSAREVSMERNQVVLVDQYDQEVGEMDKLLAHQRGELHRAFSIFIFNKAGQMLIHQRAAKKYHGGGLWTNACCSHPQKGEDLKSAAKERLGFEMGLVCDVERIFSFVYHSPVENGLIEHEYDHVFVGYTDVEPQPNPAEVQDYQWISLEELQQKIEQSPEQFTYWFKSALTRVIAALER
- a CDS encoding GNAT family N-acetyltransferase, giving the protein MSKLLFRDSKLIDLESIVAIYNSTVSSRLVTADTHPVSIESKEAWFYAHSSDKRPLWVVENESDGALVGWVSFQSFYGRPAYDGTVEISIYLHENQRGKGHGKAILQYCLHRAPDYGIDTLLAYIFAHNTPSIALFEKFHFSEWAHLPDIAVLDGQRRSLKILGIHL
- a CDS encoding NAD(P)H-dependent oxidoreductase, with protein sequence MGVKNIGIVVGSLRKGSFNKAIGQYLKDQAPEGVTLEAVEIGNLSLYNQDYDESGEPAEYGPFREKIKAFDGIIFITPEYNRSVPGVLKNAIDVASRPYGHSAWDGKPALVISSSISNQSGFGANHHLRQSLAYLNMPTLAQPEVYIANVQNIFDEDGALKNEESGKFLKDVLAAYLDFANKHV
- a CDS encoding YkvA family protein produces the protein MMKPRYFVKALALYKVFRTYQLSRKDLDKADSLSANLKAQGQDFKLLVGMAKDTLTGKYKMNKWNMSIIVGTVVYVISPLDAVPDIIPVLGWLDDVAIVSYALTKLQKEIERYKAEQQLQPEKI